In one window of Pseudomonas putida DNA:
- a CDS encoding TetR/AcrR family transcriptional regulator — protein MANHKIEIRRRNIEKILQAAEQVFAEQGYGVTSMGDIAERAQLPRSNLHYYFSTKDELYRAVLQDLLDVWKQDALCFERFDDPRVVLTSYIRAKMGHSRSRPLGSKVWAEEILHGAPLLGGSLDDSLVPWAQLKEAKIRRWVEEGRILPVEPSALLYMIWASTQHYADFGYQVALLNDGQPLSDMAFERAVQTVTSVILRGIGLEP, from the coding sequence ATGGCCAACCACAAGATCGAGATCCGCCGTCGCAATATCGAGAAGATCCTCCAGGCAGCCGAGCAGGTGTTCGCCGAACAGGGCTACGGCGTCACCTCCATGGGCGACATCGCCGAGCGTGCGCAGTTGCCGCGTTCCAACCTGCATTACTACTTCAGTACCAAGGACGAACTCTACCGCGCGGTACTGCAGGACCTGCTGGACGTCTGGAAGCAGGATGCCCTCTGTTTCGAGCGCTTCGACGACCCGCGCGTCGTGCTGACCAGCTATATCCGCGCCAAGATGGGGCACTCGCGCTCGCGGCCGCTGGGCTCGAAGGTCTGGGCCGAGGAAATCCTCCATGGCGCGCCGCTGCTGGGAGGCAGCCTGGACGATTCGCTGGTGCCTTGGGCGCAGTTGAAGGAAGCCAAGATCCGGCGGTGGGTGGAGGAGGGGCGCATCCTCCCGGTCGAGCCGTCGGCGCTGCTCTACATGATCTGGGCTTCGACTCAGCATTACGCCGATTTCGGTTATCAGGTGGCTTTGCTCAATGATGGGCAGCCGCTGTCGGACATGGCGTTCGAGCGGGCGGTACAGACGGTGACCAGCGTGATTCTGCGGGGCATCGGGCTGGAGCCTTGA